The following are encoded in a window of bacterium SCSIO 12643 genomic DNA:
- a CDS encoding DUF4139 domain-containing protein, with protein sequence MTSLILYAKEGQNIVESEISKITVYPKGAVIHRNAQVDLRKGLNTLIIDNLTTTVDVQTLQIGGLGDFEILSMKFELFFPYQKTKPKAQELIEDSLEIVSDALFILKQEKEALYEEYAMILLNNSLSNDHGFSVTEINEMANYYRERFRDIGVLKLRNQKRIDSTMIQERRLKSELDKIEQSKFEQVGRVIVEINSEFKSKALLKCRFYTPMAGWTPIYNIKATTGKDEIEVDYNALVSQETGVKWDEVRLELSTTKANLTSQKPEVRPWYLDYYSSYSLTEYHNKLIDKGNTSVNGTYVEEDFQNMAVRSATDVAKNTAGVYSADGGSGYLAIGARTDANYYYIDGMRVSSIPPNYYRTYTPSQPKYATGELVFNALNTTYDIENNYTIFSHQNPKQVFIKQISIPASFNHYSVPGKERESFLTASIYDWGSYDLIPGNATLFYNNTYVGKTFVLTHTLDDTLQVSLGRDQSVVVEQKKISGLSTTKKTVKSVKKKQVYEITARNNGKSEVEIEIYDRIPVSKRKEIVVTVEELAGADYNEETGILKWKKVLKPGEHLTWRIEYDVKYPKGKIVNI encoded by the coding sequence ATGACCTCACTAATACTCTATGCCAAAGAAGGTCAAAACATTGTAGAAAGTGAAATCTCAAAAATTACAGTTTATCCCAAAGGAGCGGTGATTCACAGAAACGCTCAGGTGGATTTAAGAAAAGGACTGAATACTTTGATCATTGATAATTTAACCACGACCGTGGATGTGCAAACATTGCAAATAGGTGGTTTGGGAGATTTTGAAATTCTATCGATGAAGTTTGAATTATTCTTTCCCTACCAAAAAACAAAACCTAAAGCACAGGAATTGATAGAAGATTCTTTAGAAATTGTTAGTGATGCGTTATTTATCTTAAAACAAGAAAAAGAAGCGCTTTATGAAGAGTATGCAATGATTTTACTCAATAATAGTTTGTCGAATGATCATGGATTTAGTGTTACAGAAATAAACGAAATGGCTAATTATTATCGTGAAAGGTTTCGAGATATTGGTGTTTTGAAATTAAGAAATCAGAAAAGAATAGACTCTACTATGATTCAGGAACGTAGACTGAAGTCTGAATTGGATAAAATTGAGCAATCCAAATTCGAACAGGTGGGGAGGGTTATTGTTGAGATCAATTCGGAGTTCAAGAGCAAAGCATTATTGAAGTGTAGATTCTATACACCAATGGCGGGTTGGACTCCTATTTATAATATTAAAGCAACAACCGGGAAGGATGAAATTGAAGTAGATTATAATGCTTTGGTGAGTCAGGAAACCGGAGTGAAATGGGATGAGGTCAGGTTGGAATTATCAACCACTAAAGCAAATTTGACCAGTCAAAAACCGGAAGTGCGCCCATGGTATTTGGATTATTATTCCTCTTATTCTTTGACGGAATATCATAATAAGTTAATTGATAAAGGAAATACATCGGTAAATGGAACTTATGTAGAAGAGGATTTTCAAAACATGGCGGTTAGATCAGCTACTGACGTAGCGAAAAATACAGCGGGTGTATATTCTGCTGATGGAGGTTCCGGGTATCTAGCTATTGGAGCAAGAACAGATGCAAACTATTATTATATTGATGGAATGAGGGTTTCTTCAATTCCACCTAATTATTATAGAACATATACACCTTCACAACCTAAGTATGCTACTGGTGAATTGGTGTTCAATGCCTTGAATACGACCTATGATATTGAGAATAATTACACCATTTTTAGTCATCAAAACCCAAAACAGGTTTTTATAAAGCAAATCTCAATTCCAGCGAGTTTTAATCATTATTCTGTACCGGGAAAAGAACGAGAGTCATTCCTGACTGCTTCCATCTATGATTGGGGTTCATATGATTTAATTCCTGGAAATGCGACTTTGTTTTATAACAATACTTATGTGGGAAAAACCTTTGTTTTGACTCACACGCTGGATGATACATTACAAGTTTCTTTAGGGAGAGATCAAAGTGTGGTAGTGGAGCAGAAAAAGATTTCAGGATTATCAACTACGAAAAAGACGGTGAAGAGCGTTAAGAAGAAACAGGTGTATGAAATCACAGCTCGAAATAATGGAAAGAGTGAAGTGGAGATAGAAATTTATGATCGAATTCCGGTTTCAAAAAGAAAAGAAATTGTAGTAACGGTTGAAGAACTGGCAGGCGCAGATTACAATGAAGAAACAGGAATATTAAAGTGGAAAAAAGTACTTAAACCGGGTGAACATTTGACCTGGAGAATAGAATATGATGTAAAGTATCCTAAAGGAAAAATCGTAAACATATAG